Proteins encoded together in one Rhizobacter sp. J219 window:
- a CDS encoding HlyD family secretion protein: MTWLLRHLSSGVAMGAIAACTASAPAGFPGYAEGESVRLAAPISGTLVKLHVQRGDAVAASAPAFVLEQDSERSAREEAQARVRRAEQQLGNLQSGKRPDEVAALRAQLAQAQAALNLSTRELVRAQELVAQNFSSPASLDAARTAVARDQARVNELNAQVRLAGQGSRAQEIAAAQQEVLAAKAQLAQADWRVQQKTQRMPAAGDVIDVLFREGEWVPQGSPVLTLLPPSQVKARFFVPETVLGRLQLGQAVRLHCDGCPAPINARVSYIAREAEFTSPLIYSKENRASLVFMVEARPTSPDDAKRLHPGQPLDVHL; this comes from the coding sequence ATGACATGGCTCTTGAGACACCTTTCGAGCGGCGTGGCAATGGGCGCCATCGCGGCCTGCACGGCCTCGGCGCCGGCGGGCTTTCCGGGGTATGCCGAAGGCGAGAGCGTGCGCCTGGCCGCTCCCATCAGCGGCACGCTCGTCAAGCTGCACGTGCAGCGTGGCGATGCGGTTGCCGCGAGTGCACCGGCCTTCGTGCTCGAGCAAGACAGCGAGCGCTCGGCGCGAGAAGAGGCGCAGGCCCGCGTGCGCCGCGCCGAGCAGCAGCTGGGCAACCTGCAGTCCGGCAAACGGCCCGACGAGGTGGCGGCCTTGCGCGCCCAGCTCGCGCAGGCGCAGGCGGCGCTCAACCTGTCGACGCGCGAACTCGTGCGGGCCCAGGAGCTGGTCGCGCAGAACTTCAGCTCGCCCGCCAGCCTCGACGCAGCGCGCACTGCGGTCGCCCGCGACCAGGCGCGCGTGAACGAGCTGAATGCGCAGGTCCGCCTCGCCGGCCAGGGCAGCCGGGCGCAAGAGATTGCGGCGGCACAACAGGAAGTGCTCGCCGCCAAGGCGCAGCTTGCGCAGGCCGACTGGCGTGTGCAGCAAAAGACGCAGCGCATGCCGGCCGCCGGTGACGTGATCGACGTGCTATTTCGCGAAGGCGAGTGGGTGCCGCAAGGCAGCCCGGTGCTGACGCTGCTGCCGCCGTCGCAGGTGAAGGCGCGCTTCTTCGTGCCCGAGACGGTGCTCGGCCGCCTGCAGCTCGGGCAGGCGGTGAGGCTGCATTGCGACGGCTGCCCGGCACCGATCAACGCCCGCGTGAGCTACATCGCCCGCGAGGCCGAGTTCACCTCGCCGCTCATCTACAGCAAGGAGAACCGCGCGTCGCTGGTGTTCATGGTGGAGGCACGGCCCACGTCGCCCGACGACGCGAAGCGGCTCCACCCCGGCCAGCCGCTGGACGTTCACCTGTGA
- a CDS encoding helix-turn-helix domain-containing protein, with product MSSIELLTLLIGASVALSVAVGVAMVAMPGVPRGLSLAIALLALSGAAYSLLPLPAVVSASDTLRWALRAAACFGAPILWLVLRAFFEGALPWRPALAGCAAVAVLAWVAIVWPGLRPLWTGLLGALLGGFAAHALWQLLRGRRDDLDEHRRRLRAVLAAACLVYVLLALSVWAVGLRKQAPVEVAAVFIGVQVLFKLVWLALAVGQPSPLWRVLQVSRSPEPSARQDLQAVGAHRSGVNQALAARQAEQVLQVVQREALYRRHGLGIGELAGLVELPEHRLRSVINGHLGFKNFAAFLNHFRLREAAERLRDPAHAHLPVLTIAMEAGFASIGPFNRAFREAFGTTPTEFRRTRPAAPDA from the coding sequence ATGTCTTCGATCGAACTGCTCACGCTGCTGATCGGCGCCTCCGTGGCCTTGTCGGTGGCGGTGGGTGTGGCGATGGTCGCGATGCCCGGCGTGCCGCGCGGGCTGTCGCTGGCCATCGCGCTCCTGGCCCTGAGCGGGGCGGCCTACAGCCTGCTGCCGCTGCCGGCGGTGGTGTCGGCCAGCGACACGCTGCGGTGGGCGCTGCGGGCCGCCGCGTGCTTCGGCGCACCGATCCTCTGGCTGGTGCTGCGGGCGTTCTTCGAAGGGGCGCTGCCGTGGCGGCCGGCGCTTGCAGGGTGTGCGGCGGTGGCGGTGCTGGCGTGGGTCGCCATCGTATGGCCGGGGCTGCGCCCGCTGTGGACGGGGCTCCTGGGAGCGCTGCTCGGGGGCTTTGCCGCCCACGCGCTGTGGCAGCTGCTGCGGGGCCGCCGCGACGACCTCGATGAACATCGCCGCCGCCTGCGTGCGGTGCTAGCTGCGGCATGCCTCGTCTACGTGCTGCTGGCGCTGAGTGTCTGGGCCGTGGGACTGCGCAAGCAGGCGCCGGTCGAGGTGGCCGCGGTCTTCATCGGGGTGCAGGTCTTGTTCAAGCTCGTCTGGCTGGCGCTGGCCGTCGGGCAGCCGAGCCCCCTGTGGCGGGTGCTGCAGGTGTCGCGCTCGCCCGAGCCCTCGGCCCGGCAGGATCTGCAGGCCGTCGGCGCGCACCGCAGCGGCGTCAACCAGGCGCTCGCCGCACGCCAGGCCGAGCAGGTGCTGCAGGTGGTGCAGCGCGAGGCGCTGTACCGCCGCCACGGCCTGGGCATCGGCGAGCTGGCCGGCCTCGTCGAGCTGCCCGAGCACCGGCTGCGCAGCGTCATCAACGGCCACCTCGGCTTCAAGAACTTCGCCGCCTTCCTCAACCACTTCCGCCTGCGTGAAGCCGCCGAACGCCTGCGCGACCCGGCGCATGCCCACCTGCCGGTGCTGACGATCGCGATGGAGGCCGGCTTCGCCAGCATCGGCCCGTTCAACCGCGCGTTCCGCGAGGCCTTCGGCACCACCCCCACCGAGTTCCGGCGCACGCGGCCCGCTGCTCCCGACGCCTGA
- a CDS encoding acyl-CoA dehydrogenase — MANKAAFQWDDPLLLDQQLTSDERQIRDAARDYCQGKLAPRVLEAFRHEKTDPSIFREMGELGLLGPTIPEEYGGAALNYVCYGLIAREVERVDSGYRSMMSVQSSLVMVPINEFGNVATKQKYLPKLASGQWIGCFGLTEPDHGSDPGSMVTRAKKVAGGYSLTGAKMWISNSPIADVFVVWAKDDEGAIRGFVLEKGWKGLSAPAVHGKVGLRASITGEIVMDNVFCPEENAFPEVRGLKGPFTCLNSARYGIAWGALGAAEDCWHRARQYVLDRKQFGRPLAANQLIQKKLADMQTEITLGLQGCLRLGRMKDEGTAAVEITSIMKRNSCGKSLDIARLARDMMGGNGISDEFGVARHLVNLEVVNTYEGTHDVHALILGRAQTGIAAFAN; from the coding sequence ATGGCCAACAAAGCCGCATTCCAGTGGGACGACCCCTTGCTGCTCGACCAGCAGCTCACCAGTGACGAACGCCAGATCCGCGACGCCGCTCGCGACTACTGCCAGGGCAAGCTCGCGCCGCGTGTGCTCGAAGCCTTCCGCCACGAGAAGACCGACCCGTCGATCTTTCGTGAGATGGGTGAACTGGGCCTGCTCGGCCCGACGATCCCCGAAGAGTACGGTGGCGCCGCGCTCAACTACGTCTGCTACGGCCTGATCGCCCGCGAAGTCGAGCGTGTCGACTCGGGCTACCGCTCGATGATGAGCGTGCAAAGCTCGCTCGTGATGGTGCCCATCAACGAGTTCGGAAACGTCGCGACCAAGCAGAAGTACCTGCCCAAGCTCGCGAGTGGCCAGTGGATCGGCTGCTTCGGTTTGACCGAACCTGACCACGGCTCCGACCCCGGCAGCATGGTGACGCGTGCGAAGAAGGTGGCTGGCGGCTACAGCCTCACCGGCGCCAAGATGTGGATCAGCAACAGCCCGATCGCCGACGTGTTCGTGGTGTGGGCGAAAGACGATGAAGGCGCGATCCGCGGCTTCGTGCTCGAGAAGGGCTGGAAGGGCCTCAGCGCCCCGGCCGTGCACGGCAAGGTCGGCCTGCGCGCCTCGATCACCGGCGAGATCGTGATGGACAACGTGTTCTGCCCCGAAGAGAACGCCTTCCCCGAGGTGCGTGGCCTGAAGGGCCCGTTCACCTGCCTCAACAGCGCGCGCTACGGCATCGCCTGGGGTGCGCTCGGTGCCGCCGAAGACTGCTGGCACCGCGCCCGCCAGTACGTGCTCGACCGCAAGCAGTTCGGCCGCCCGCTGGCCGCCAACCAGCTGATCCAGAAGAAGCTGGCCGACATGCAGACCGAGATCACGCTCGGCCTGCAAGGCTGCCTGCGCCTCGGCCGCATGAAGGACGAAGGCACGGCGGCGGTCGAGATCACCTCGATCATGAAGCGCAACTCCTGCGGCAAGAGCCTCGACATCGCCCGCCTGGCGCGCGACATGATGGGCGGCAACGGCATCAGCGACGAGTTCGGCGTGGCCCGCCACCTCGTCAACCTCGAGGTGGTCAACACCTACGAGGGCACGCACGATGTGCACGCGCTGATCCTCGGCCGGGCGCAGACGGGCATCGCGGCGTTCGCCAACTGA
- a CDS encoding acyl-CoA dehydrogenase family protein, whose amino-acid sequence MDFSFSEEQQQLQDAISRFVQGDYSFDRRHKILKTAEGWSREVWQGLADLGVLAMNIPEADGGLGYGPIETLLAMQSAGPAMLCEPLLDSAVIATALVRDFASPEQRAELLPAMGSGERIVVLAHGEAAGRGQPVWVETSAKKSADGYVLNGHKAVVSLAPAADELLVSARVSGQPGDANGVAVFRVAPGTPGLTLKAFKTLDGRRAADLVLADVKVPASSLLGAPTTSATAAIDRALDIGLAALCAEALGVMEATVNATIDYLKTRQQFGQPIGRFQALQHRTADMLLHLEQSRSMAYLAAMHCNVADDTQRHKTLSAAKVVIGNACRFIGQQAVQLHGGMGMTEEPTSATSSSG is encoded by the coding sequence ATGGACTTTTCCTTCAGCGAAGAGCAGCAGCAGCTGCAAGACGCCATCTCTCGCTTCGTGCAGGGCGACTACAGCTTCGATCGCCGCCACAAGATCCTGAAGACAGCCGAGGGCTGGAGCCGCGAGGTCTGGCAAGGCCTGGCCGATCTCGGCGTGCTGGCGATGAACATCCCCGAGGCCGACGGCGGCCTGGGCTACGGCCCGATCGAAACGCTGCTTGCGATGCAGTCGGCCGGCCCGGCCATGCTCTGCGAGCCGCTGCTCGACAGCGCCGTGATCGCGACCGCGCTGGTGCGCGATTTCGCATCGCCCGAGCAGCGCGCCGAACTGCTGCCCGCGATGGGCAGCGGCGAACGCATCGTCGTGCTCGCGCACGGCGAAGCCGCCGGCCGTGGTCAGCCGGTGTGGGTGGAGACGAGCGCGAAGAAGAGTGCCGACGGCTACGTGCTCAACGGCCACAAGGCCGTCGTTTCGTTGGCACCCGCCGCCGACGAATTGCTGGTCTCAGCGCGTGTGAGCGGCCAGCCGGGTGATGCGAACGGGGTAGCCGTGTTCCGCGTTGCGCCGGGCACGCCGGGGCTCACGCTCAAGGCCTTCAAGACCCTCGATGGCCGCCGTGCCGCCGACCTGGTGCTCGCCGATGTGAAGGTGCCTGCGTCCTCATTGCTCGGTGCCCCCACGACCAGTGCCACCGCCGCGATTGATCGTGCCCTCGACATCGGCCTCGCCGCCCTCTGTGCCGAAGCGCTGGGCGTGATGGAGGCCACTGTCAACGCCACCATCGACTACCTCAAGACCCGCCAGCAGTTCGGCCAGCCCATCGGCCGTTTCCAGGCGCTGCAGCACCGCACGGCCGACATGCTCCTGCACCTGGAGCAGTCGCGCTCGATGGCCTACCTCGCGGCGATGCACTGCAACGTGGCCGACGACACCCAGCGCCACAAGACCCTCTCGGCGGCCAAGGTGGTGATCGGCAACGCCTGCCGGTTCATCGGCCAGCAGGCCGTGCAGCTGCATGGCGGCATGGGCATGACCGAAGAGCCAACGTCAGCCACTTCTTCAAGCGGCTGA
- a CDS encoding acyl-CoA dehydrogenase family protein yields MDLTFTPEEQAFREEVRAFVREKLPASLRHKVVNSLRLTRDDHVMWQRTLHERGWGGPGWPKEHGGPGWNAVQQYIFEEECAAAGAPRLIPFGIKMVAPVIMAFGSPEQQKRFLPDISSARKWWCQGYSEPGSGSDLASLKTRAVRGLDKDGDHFIVNGQKTWTTLGQHADWIFCLVRTDPQAKAQRGISFLLIDMKSPGITVRPIITLDGAHEVNEVWFENVRVPAENLIGEENKGWTYAKFLLGHERSNIAGIGISKREIERLKRVAATEQKNGKPLLEDPLFAAKIAQIEIDLLALEMTNLRVLSDEANEKAPGPAASILKIKGTEIQQAITELLVAAVGPYALPYKAESESDEEGDIGPRYAAGLGAHYCNMRKLSIFGGSNEIQKNIISQQLLGL; encoded by the coding sequence ATGGACCTGACCTTCACCCCCGAAGAACAAGCCTTTCGCGAGGAGGTGCGCGCCTTCGTGCGCGAGAAGCTGCCCGCCTCGCTACGCCATAAGGTGGTCAACAGCCTTCGCCTGACGCGTGACGACCATGTGATGTGGCAGCGCACGCTGCACGAGCGGGGCTGGGGCGGCCCCGGTTGGCCCAAGGAGCACGGCGGCCCGGGCTGGAACGCGGTGCAGCAGTACATCTTCGAAGAGGAATGCGCAGCCGCCGGTGCGCCGCGGCTCATCCCCTTCGGCATCAAGATGGTGGCGCCGGTGATCATGGCCTTCGGTTCGCCCGAGCAGCAGAAGCGCTTCCTGCCCGACATCTCGTCCGCACGGAAGTGGTGGTGCCAGGGCTACTCGGAGCCGGGCTCCGGCTCCGATCTTGCCTCGCTCAAGACCCGCGCGGTGCGTGGCCTCGACAAGGATGGCGACCACTTCATCGTCAACGGCCAGAAGACCTGGACAACCCTCGGCCAGCACGCCGACTGGATCTTCTGCCTGGTGCGCACGGACCCGCAGGCCAAGGCGCAGCGCGGCATCAGCTTCCTGCTCATCGACATGAAGTCGCCCGGCATCACCGTGCGGCCGATCATCACGCTCGACGGCGCGCACGAGGTCAACGAGGTCTGGTTCGAGAACGTGCGTGTGCCGGCCGAGAACCTGATCGGCGAAGAGAACAAGGGCTGGACGTATGCCAAGTTCCTGCTCGGCCACGAGCGCAGCAACATCGCCGGCATCGGCATCAGCAAGCGCGAGATCGAGCGGCTGAAGCGCGTCGCGGCCACCGAGCAGAAGAACGGCAAGCCGCTGCTGGAAGACCCGCTCTTCGCCGCGAAGATCGCGCAGATCGAGATCGATTTGCTCGCGCTGGAGATGACCAACCTGCGCGTGCTTTCCGACGAAGCCAACGAGAAGGCCCCTGGCCCAGCCGCGTCGATCTTGAAGATCAAGGGCACCGAGATTCAGCAGGCGATCACCGAGCTGCTGGTGGCCGCCGTCGGCCCGTATGCGCTGCCCTACAAGGCCGAATCCGAGAGCGACGAAGAGGGTGACATCGGCCCGCGCTACGCCGCCGGCCTGGGCGCGCACTACTGCAACATGCGCAAGCTCTCGATCTTCGGCGGCTCCAACGAGATCCAGAAGAACATCATTTCCCAGCAGCTGCTGGGGCTGTAA
- a CDS encoding GntR family transcriptional regulator produces the protein MATRLRHMVFERQLAPGDWIDELALAQQWQISRTPLREALKVLAAEGLVELVPRQGCRVTAMSEDDADELFPVMALLEGRCAFEAVRKSTPAAIARLRQLHEALERHAAAHDIDGYYRANHDFHSTVQALADNRWLDRATNELRKFLRLLRGRQLNWPGRIEDSINEHRVLMAAFEQRDAARAERLMHDHLMAQLAALKAMRAHEQAASQHLQEAQHHA, from the coding sequence GTGGCTACTCGCCTTCGGCACATGGTGTTCGAGCGGCAGCTGGCGCCCGGCGACTGGATCGACGAGCTGGCGCTGGCCCAGCAGTGGCAGATCAGCCGCACCCCCTTGCGCGAGGCCTTGAAAGTCTTGGCGGCCGAGGGCCTGGTGGAGCTGGTGCCTCGCCAGGGCTGCCGCGTCACCGCCATGTCGGAGGACGACGCCGACGAGCTGTTCCCGGTGATGGCGTTGCTGGAAGGCCGCTGCGCCTTCGAGGCGGTGCGCAAGTCCACGCCGGCCGCCATCGCCCGCCTGCGCCAGCTGCACGAGGCGCTGGAACGCCATGCCGCCGCGCACGACATCGACGGCTACTACCGCGCCAACCACGATTTCCACAGCACGGTGCAGGCCCTGGCCGACAACCGCTGGCTCGACCGCGCCACCAACGAGCTGCGCAAGTTCCTGCGCCTCCTGCGCGGGCGCCAGCTCAACTGGCCGGGCCGCATCGAAGACTCGATCAACGAGCACCGGGTGCTGATGGCGGCCTTCGAGCAGCGCGATGCGGCGCGCGCCGAACGCCTGATGCACGACCACCTGATGGCGCAGCTCGCCGCCCTGAAAGCGATGCGCGCGCACGAGCAGGCGGCGAGTCAACATCTGCAAGAGGCCCAGCACCATGCTTGA
- a CDS encoding response regulator: MDDARVTGPEPQGTVLYIEDQDLNFLLVQAQLAATLPGVQLLRAATGAEGVEKVRSEHPQLVLLDMHLPDTGGLEVVRALNVEISQGLKVALLTADHLSMDILKAMSLGAYEYWVKPISATQLEKGVRRGLAAAANIDPATGARRNGASQGGSASRY; encoded by the coding sequence ATGGACGACGCGCGTGTGACCGGCCCCGAACCCCAGGGCACCGTCCTTTACATCGAAGACCAGGACCTGAACTTCCTGCTCGTGCAGGCCCAGCTCGCGGCCACGCTGCCCGGCGTGCAGCTCCTCCGTGCGGCGACCGGCGCCGAGGGGGTCGAGAAGGTGCGCAGCGAACACCCGCAGCTCGTCTTGCTCGACATGCACCTGCCCGACACCGGCGGCCTGGAAGTGGTGCGGGCGCTGAACGTGGAGATATCGCAGGGCCTGAAGGTGGCGCTGCTGACGGCCGACCACCTGTCGATGGACATCCTCAAGGCCATGAGCCTCGGGGCCTACGAATACTGGGTCAAGCCGATCAGCGCGACCCAGCTCGAAAAGGGCGTGCGCCGCGGGCTGGCCGCGGCAGCGAATATCGACCCCGCCACCGGGGCGCGACGCAACGGCGCCTCGCAGGGCGGCAGCGCCTCGCGCTATTGA
- a CDS encoding ABC transporter ATP-binding protein codes for MNDAPVIDVRGLTKRFGDRVVVNHFDMRVPRGRIYGFLGPNGSGKTTTIRMLCGLLTPDEGEGSCLGYDIRRDALKIKREVGYMTQRFGLYEDLSIDENLDFIARVYGVADRRRKVADTLERLGLTTRTQQLAGSLSGGWKQRLALAACLIHSPQLLLLDEPTAGVDPAARRDFWDQIHELAAGGLTVLVSTHYMDEAERCHELAYISYGRLLTRGTVAEVIAGAGLVTWAISGEGLVEVAHRLRAAPGIRTVAPFGATLHVSADSELALNAATAALAGQHLHITPIEPSLEDVFIALMQQAQDNFAVPS; via the coding sequence GTGAACGACGCCCCCGTCATCGACGTGCGCGGGCTGACGAAGCGCTTCGGCGACCGCGTCGTCGTCAACCACTTTGACATGCGCGTGCCACGCGGCCGCATCTACGGCTTCCTCGGGCCGAACGGCAGCGGCAAGACGACGACGATCCGCATGCTGTGCGGCTTGCTCACACCCGACGAAGGGGAGGGCAGCTGCCTCGGGTACGACATCCGCCGCGACGCACTGAAGATCAAGCGCGAGGTCGGCTACATGACGCAGCGCTTCGGCCTCTACGAAGACCTCAGCATCGACGAGAACCTCGACTTCATCGCGCGTGTCTACGGGGTGGCCGACCGGCGCCGCAAGGTGGCCGACACGCTGGAGCGGCTGGGCCTCACCACCCGCACGCAGCAGCTCGCCGGCTCGCTCTCGGGCGGCTGGAAGCAGCGCTTGGCGCTCGCGGCATGCCTCATCCACTCGCCGCAGCTGCTGCTGCTCGACGAGCCGACGGCGGGCGTCGACCCGGCCGCGCGCCGCGATTTCTGGGACCAGATCCACGAGCTTGCCGCCGGCGGCCTCACCGTGCTCGTTTCCACGCACTACATGGACGAGGCCGAGCGTTGCCACGAACTCGCCTACATCTCCTACGGCCGCCTGCTCACGCGCGGCACGGTGGCCGAGGTCATCGCGGGGGCGGGCCTCGTCACCTGGGCGATCAGCGGCGAAGGGCTGGTCGAGGTGGCCCATCGGCTGCGTGCGGCGCCCGGCATCCGCACCGTGGCGCCGTTCGGTGCGACGCTGCACGTGAGCGCTGACAGTGAACTGGCCTTGAACGCCGCGACTGCGGCGCTCGCCGGGCAGCACCTGCACATCACGCCCATCGAGCCCAGCCTCGAAGACGTGTTCATCGCGCTCATGCAGCAGGCGCAAGACAACTTCGCGGTGCCGTCATGA
- a CDS encoding ABC transporter permease: protein MSWARLIAILLKELRQVRRDRLTFGMMVAVPIVQLILFGFAINSDPKHLPLAVVVMDQSEHTRSFVAGLENSGYFEVTHRPATVQQADELLAQGRVQFVLVVPSDFTRRLLRGDKPAMLLAADATDPAATGNAIAALAQIGRQSLTRDLTGPHAALRPAETPFDLRVQRRYNPEGVTAYNVVPGLIGVILTMTMVMMTSLAMTRERERGTMENLLATPATPLEVMLGKIAPYILIGYVQVAVVLVVARLLFDVPMVGSLWLLSSVLVLFIAANLAVGFTFSTIARSQLQAMQLTFFFFLPSMLLTGFMFPFRGMPRWAQWIGEALPLTHFLRVVRGILLKGNEAAQILPELWPIALFMLVAGAVALARYRQTLD from the coding sequence ATGAGCTGGGCTCGCCTGATCGCCATCCTCCTGAAGGAGCTGCGCCAGGTGCGCCGCGACCGGCTCACCTTCGGGATGATGGTTGCGGTGCCGATCGTGCAGCTCATCCTCTTCGGCTTTGCCATCAACAGCGACCCCAAGCACCTGCCGCTCGCGGTGGTGGTGATGGACCAGAGCGAACACACCCGCAGCTTCGTCGCGGGGCTTGAGAACTCGGGCTACTTCGAGGTGACGCATCGCCCGGCCACCGTGCAGCAGGCCGACGAGCTGCTGGCGCAAGGCCGGGTGCAGTTCGTGCTCGTCGTGCCGAGCGACTTCACGCGCCGCCTGCTGCGCGGCGACAAGCCGGCGATGCTGCTCGCCGCCGATGCGACCGACCCCGCGGCCACCGGCAACGCGATCGCTGCGCTCGCGCAGATCGGCCGGCAAAGCCTGACGCGCGACCTGACCGGCCCCCACGCGGCGCTGCGCCCCGCCGAGACGCCTTTCGACCTGCGCGTGCAGCGCCGCTACAACCCCGAGGGTGTGACGGCCTACAACGTGGTGCCGGGACTCATCGGCGTGATCCTCACGATGACCATGGTGATGATGACCTCGCTCGCGATGACGCGCGAGCGCGAGCGCGGCACGATGGAAAACCTGCTCGCCACCCCTGCGACGCCACTGGAGGTGATGCTTGGCAAGATCGCGCCCTACATCCTCATCGGCTATGTGCAGGTGGCGGTGGTGCTGGTGGTGGCGCGGCTGCTGTTCGATGTGCCGATGGTGGGCAGCCTCTGGCTCCTGTCATCGGTACTGGTGCTCTTCATCGCGGCAAATCTCGCGGTCGGTTTTACCTTCTCGACCATCGCCAGGAGCCAGTTGCAGGCGATGCAGCTCACGTTTTTCTTCTTCCTGCCCTCGATGCTGCTGACCGGCTTCATGTTCCCCTTCCGCGGCATGCCCCGCTGGGCGCAATGGATCGGCGAGGCGCTGCCACTCACGCACTTCCTGCGGGTGGTACGCGGCATCCTGCTCAAGGGCAACGAGGCGGCACAGATCCTGCCTGAGCTGTGGCCGATCGCACTCTTCATGCTCGTGGCCGGGGCGGTGGCGCTGGCCCGCTATCGCCAGACGCTCGATTGA
- a CDS encoding TetR/AcrR family transcriptional regulator, producing the protein MPRPSQNVDQLLLDAGLALLPQTGCAGLSVRKLAEHAGVNLGMFHYHFKNKDTFIRAVLQRVYEEMFSALTLKVDPKRPVLDNLRAVVAVLARFGREQHPLLLRMAADAMAGEMAVIEFFRANLPRHVAVVAGLVAQAQREGLIVKAPPPEVIAFLAGAVGAPVLIGGALQSRAPEAAVAAIERHVLSDAAVARRIDYALRGLAA; encoded by the coding sequence ATGCCACGCCCTTCCCAGAACGTTGACCAGCTCCTGCTCGATGCCGGCCTCGCGCTGTTGCCGCAGACTGGCTGTGCCGGCCTGTCGGTGCGCAAGCTCGCCGAGCACGCCGGGGTGAACCTCGGCATGTTTCACTACCACTTCAAGAACAAGGACACCTTCATCCGCGCCGTGCTGCAGCGGGTCTACGAAGAGATGTTCTCGGCGCTCACCCTCAAGGTGGACCCGAAGCGCCCGGTGCTCGACAACCTGCGCGCGGTGGTGGCGGTCCTGGCCCGTTTCGGCCGCGAACAGCACCCGCTCTTGTTGCGCATGGCCGCCGATGCCATGGCGGGCGAGATGGCCGTGATCGAGTTCTTCCGCGCCAACCTGCCGCGGCACGTGGCGGTGGTCGCGGGGCTCGTGGCGCAGGCGCAGCGCGAGGGCTTGATCGTCAAGGCGCCGCCGCCGGAAGTGATCGCCTTCCTGGCCGGCGCGGTGGGCGCGCCGGTATTGATCGGCGGTGCGCTGCAGTCTCGGGCGCCCGAGGCGGCGGTGGCCGCGATCGAGCGCCATGTGCTTTCGGATGCCGCGGTGGCGCGGCGCATCGACTACGCATTGCGTGGCCTTGCTGCATGA
- a CDS encoding IclR family transcriptional regulator encodes MDTLTKNARIERSRVSPKPKEDRHFVTALARGLEVLACFRSGDKALGNQEIATRCRLPKSTVSRLTSTLTKLGYLIQVEESGKYRLGTATLSLGSAMLARLDVRQIARPMMQELADASRSMVSLGTRDRLSMIYVENCRSSAALTLSLDVGSRIPVATSAIGRAWLAAISERERQDVMERVQELDEVAWPDIRDGINRAMDEYATLGVTCSFGDWQKDVNGIARAFQPGGGLPPMAINCGGPSFNLSKEFLLNEVRPRLIDMVTRLETSLLR; translated from the coding sequence ATGGACACACTCACCAAGAACGCCCGCATCGAGCGCAGCCGCGTCAGCCCCAAACCCAAGGAAGACCGCCACTTCGTGACGGCGCTGGCACGCGGACTGGAGGTGCTGGCCTGCTTCCGCTCCGGCGACAAGGCCCTGGGCAACCAGGAGATCGCCACCCGCTGCCGCCTGCCCAAATCGACGGTGTCGCGGCTGACGTCCACGCTCACCAAGCTCGGCTACCTGATCCAGGTGGAAGAGAGCGGCAAATACCGCCTCGGCACGGCCACCCTCTCGCTCGGCAGTGCGATGCTGGCCCGGCTCGACGTGCGCCAGATCGCCCGGCCCATGATGCAGGAGCTGGCCGATGCGTCGCGCTCGATGGTCTCGCTCGGCACGCGCGACCGGCTGTCGATGATCTACGTGGAGAACTGCCGCAGTTCGGCGGCGCTCACCTTGAGCCTCGATGTCGGCTCGCGTATCCCGGTCGCCACCTCGGCCATCGGCCGCGCCTGGCTGGCCGCGATCTCCGAGCGCGAGCGGCAGGACGTGATGGAGCGCGTGCAGGAGCTCGACGAGGTCGCCTGGCCCGACATCCGCGACGGCATCAACCGCGCGATGGACGAATACGCCACCCTGGGCGTCACCTGCTCCTTTGGCGACTGGCAGAAAGACGTGAACGGCATCGCCCGTGCCTTCCAGCCGGGCGGCGGGCTGCCGCCGATGGCCATCAACTGCGGTGGGCCGTCGTTCAACCTGTCGAAGGAATTCCTGCTGAACGAAGTGCGGCCGCGCCTGATCGACATGGTCACCCGGCTCGAGACCTCGCTGCTGCGCTGA